In Oncorhynchus clarkii lewisi isolate Uvic-CL-2024 chromosome 2, UVic_Ocla_1.0, whole genome shotgun sequence, one DNA window encodes the following:
- the LOC139366939 gene encoding teashirt homolog 1-like codes for MPRRKQQEPRRSAAYSPEDEFKAGAVDEEHLQDDGLSLNGEDTAYLCNEEEDGGQPPSYRASPLSNGTNPDAGYGSPLSDASDRLTDYKSTSSRDGHEREEAPLPSGPNNGLSLRDSLAQMKAVYANLISDASWSSIAMDIMKATPATAGTIPTATSPTTTTTHNNNHSENSNASSHHHNGRRSTATANHQTSSGSGSSNGTVATSISSNSGTSSGGGGASNGGAVAYDWHQAALAKTFQHTPYQLLPEPSLFSTVQLYRQNNKLYGSVFTGASKFRCKDCSGAYDTLVGLTVHMNESGHYRDDNKDKEEERGKRWSKPRKRSLMEMEGKEDAQKVLKCMYCGHSFESLQDLSVHMIKTKHYQKVPLKEPVPALATKLMPSAKKRALQDALVSPCSPDSVHGSGGHMPQGDVGKDPKSTTNPYVTPNNRYGYQNGASYTWQFEARKAQILKCMECGSSHDTLQQLTAHMMVTGHFLKVTNSASKKGKQLVFDSVVEEKIQSIPLPPTTTRLPVPSVKSQPVSPALSCGSDEKREPEDERMEASEPREKKIKEEKEEPGEKTEVNAGSYKYLTEEDLEEAPKGGLDILKSLENTVSSAISKAQTGTPQWGGGYPSIHAAYQLQGHMKHAALHSSVQSVQIQPVFNSGLRSLVNQDSGSVSHSPRSPASPPSLRSNVTAMEELVEKVTRKAVAAAVKKEKEEKMVSLDRHRHSSSIKSPSPVLKEQRDHQSGPNDLTVGKPLVRNSSPGNLESELVCKKEPKESLVDNHHSHSKNGPETRQSPITNGTNSLGIITDHSPERPFINPLSALQSIMNNHLGKASKPVSPAGDPLSMLYKISNSVMEKPAFNQTQAKQAEPINRYYQYENNDQPMDLRKSKNSNNNNNSNSNSSTGINSNSSINGNKPIMSSLSLSDISSPLRENALMDISDMVKNLTGRLTPKSSAPSSISEKSDADGSAFEDALEDLSPVQKRKGRQSNWNPQHLLILQAQFCSSLRETPEGRYAMTDLGPQERVHICKFTGLSMTTISHWLANVKYQLRRTGGTKFLKNMDSCQPVFLCGDCASQFRTASAYIGHLESHLGFSLKDLSKLSNEHLREQQAASKVITDKMTFGSTLASLTSPDDDTGSVYQCRLCNRTFVSKHAVKLHLSKTHGKSPEDHLVFVTALEKLEK; via the coding sequence CTTACTCACCAGAGGACGAGTTTAAGGCTGGAGCAGTCGATGAGGAACACCTGCAGGATGACGGGCTGTCACTGAACGGGGAGGACACTGCGTACCTTTGCAACGAGGAAGAGGATGGAGGCCAGCCGCCCAGCTACCGGGCCTCTCCACTCAGTAACGGCACCAACCCAGACGCTGGCTACGGCTCCCCGCTCAGCGATGCCAGTGACCGGCTCACAGActacaagagcacctcctccaggGATGGCCATGAGAGGGAGGAAGCCCCCCTCCCCTCTGGACCGAACAATGGCCTCTCACTGAGGGACAGCCTGGCTCAGATGAAAGCTGTCTATGCAAACCTGATCTCAGATGCCTCCTGGTCCAGCATTGCCATGGACATCATGAAAGCCACGCCTGCTACTGCTGGCACCATCCCCACCGCCACCAgccccaccactaccaccacacacaacaacaaccacagtgaGAACAGCAATGCTAGCAGCCACCACCACAATGGGAGAAGAAGTACTGCCACCGCCAACCACCAAACAAGCAGTGGCAGTGGCAGCTCTAACGGCACCGTGGCTACCTCCATCAGTAGCAACAGTGGCACCAGCAGTGGCGGTGGCGGTGCTAGTAACGGTGGGGCTGTGGCCTATGACTGGCACCAGGCAGCCTTGGCTAAGACCTTCCAGCATACCCCTTACCAACTGCTGCCTGAGCCCAGCCTGTTCAGCACGGTGCAGCTCTACCGCCAGAACAACAAGCTCTACGGCTCAGTCTTCACCGGCGCCAGCAAGTTCCGCTGCAAAGACTGCAGCGGCGCCTACGACACGCTGGTGGGGCTCACGGTCCACATGAACGAGTCGGGCCACTACCGTGACGACAACAAGGACAAGGAGGAAGAGCGGGGCAAGCGCTGGTCCAAGCCCCGCAAGCGCTCCCTGATGGAGATGGAGGGCAAAGAGGACGCTCAGAAGGTGCTCAAGTGCATGTACTGCGGCCACTCCTTCGAGTCTCTGCAGGACCTGAGTGTCCACATGATCAAGACCAAGCATTACCAGAAAGTGCCCCTCAAAGAACCAGTGCCAGCCCTGGCCACTAAACTGATGCCCTCTGCCAAAAAAAGAGCCCTCCAGGACGCCCTAGTATCCCCATGCTCCCCAGACTCTGTCCATGGTAGCGGTGGCCACATGCCCCAAGGGGACGTTGGGAAAGACCCCAAGTCCACGACAAACCCCTATGTCACACCCAACAACCGCTACGGCTATCAGAACGGTGCCAGCTACACTTGGCAGTTTGAGGCTCGCAAGGCCCAGATCCTGAAGTGTATGGAGTGCGGGAGCTCCCACGATACACTGCAGCAGCTGACTGCCCACATGATGGTCACAGGCCACTTCCTCAAGGTCACCAACTCCGCCTCAAAAAAGGGCAAGCAGCTAGTGTTTGACTCAGTGGTGGAGGAGAAGATCCAATCCATCCCTctgccacccaccaccaccaggcttcCCGTCCCCAGCGTCAAATCTCAGCCTGTCTCCCCTGCACTCTCCTGCGGCTCTGACGAAAAGAGAGAACCGGAAGACGAGAGGATGGAGGCAAGTGAACCCAGGGAGAAAAAGatcaaagaggagaaggaagagccAGGTGAGAAGACTGAGGTGAACGCTGGGTCGTATAAATATCTGACAGAGGAGGACCTGGAGGAGGCTCCTAAAGGAGGTTTGGACATCCTCAAGTCCCTGGAGAACACTGTGTCCAGTGCCATCAGCAAGGCCCAGACGGGCACGCCCCAGTGGGGTGGTGGCTACCCCAGCATCCACGCTGCTTACCAGCTCCAGGGCCACATGAAACATGCAGCACTGCACTCCTCGGTCCAGAGTGTGCAGATCCAGCCGGTGTTCAACAGCGGGCTCCGCAGCCTGGTGAACCAGGACTCAGGCTCAGTGAGCCACTCCCCCAGGAGCCCTGCATCTCCGCCCTCTCTCAGGAGCAATGTTACTGCCATGGAAGAGCTGGTGGAGAAGGTCACAAGGaaagctgttgctgctgctgtgaagaaagagaaagaggagaagatgGTCAGCTTGGACCGCCACAGGCATTCATCCTCCATCAAGTCGCCGTCTCCTGTACTGAAAGAGCAGAGGGACCACCAATCAGGGCCCAATGACCTCACTGTCGGGAAGCCCCTCGTGAGGAACAGCAGCCCTGGAAATTTAGAGTCGGAGCTGGTCTGCAAAAAGGAGCCCAAAGAGAGCCTGGTAGACAACCACCACAGCCATTCAAAGAACGGCCCAGAGACTCGCCAGTCACCCATCACCAACGGCACCAACAGCTTGGGCATCATCACCGATCACTCACCAGAGAGGCCTTTCATCAACCCCCTCAGCGCACTTCAGTCAATCATGAACAACCACCTGGGCAAGGCATCCAAGCCCGTCAGCCCTGCGGGCGACCCGCTGTCCATGCTCTACAAGATCAGCAACAGCGTGATGGAGAAACCGGCCTTCAACCAGACTCAAGCCAAGCAAGCCGAGCCCATCAACCGCTACTATCAGTACGAGAACAACGACCAGCCTATGGACCTGAGGAAGTCcaaaaacagcaacaacaacaacaacagcaacagcaacagcagcactggcatcaacagtaacagcagcataaaTGGTAACAAACCCATAATGTCaagcctgtctctgtctgacatTTCTTCTCCTCTGAGAGAGAATGCTTTGATGGACATCTCAGACATGGTGAAGAACCTTACAGGCAGGCTGACACCCAAGTCCTCCGCCCCGTCATCCATCTCAGAGAAGTCGGACGCAGACGGCAGTGCGTTCGAGGATGCTCTGGAAGACCTCTCCCCGGTCCAGAAGAGGAAAGGGCGGCAGTCCAACTGGAACCCCCAGcacctcctcatcctccaggCTCAGTTCTGCTCTAGCCTGCGGGAGACCCCGGAGGGCCGCTACGCCATGACGGACCTCGGCCCCCAAGAGCGGGTTCACATCTGCAAGTTCACAGGCCTCTCCATGACCACCATCTCTCACTGGCTGGCCAACGTCAAGTACCAGCTCCGGCGGACTGGCGGGACCAAGTTCCTGAAGAACATGGACTCCTGCCAGCCTGTGTTCCTCTGCGGTGACTGTGCCTCGCAGTTCAGGACTGCGTCCGCCTACATCGGCCACCTGGAGTCTCACCTGGGCTTCAGCTTGAAGGACCTGTCCAAGCTGTCCAATGAGCACCTACGGGAGCAGCAGGCTGCCTCCAAGGTGATCACAGACAAAATGACTTTTGGCAGCACCCTGGCATCCCTGACCTCACCAGACGACGACACTGGCTCAGTTTACCAGTGCAGGCTTTGCAATCGGACATTCGTCAGCAAGCACGCAGTCAAACTGCACCTCAGCAAGACCCATGGCAAGTCACCAGAAGATCACCTGGTGTTCGTCACTGCTCTTGAGAAACTGGAGAAGTAG